The following is a genomic window from Pedobacter sp. KBS0701.
AGAGCTGAAATGTATCTCCACGCATTTTCATTTTTAAAATCGGGCAGTTATTCTCTACCTTACAGTTTCGCATGGTAATATTACGCGCATGAATACACTCGCTTCCCATGGTTAAAGTAGCATGCGCTTCGCCAATGGTACAGTTTTCAATTAAAATATCTTCAACAATACCATTTTGTGACAGTTTTTGTGCCTCGGGTCCTTTACCACCTTTAATGCAAATGGCATCATCATTAACAGAGATATAACAATTCCTGATGGTTACTTTTTTACAAAAATCAATGTCTATACCATCAGTGCTTGGTGCTTTTATCGGCCGAAACGGCGAGCGGATATCGCAATTCTCAATTAATACATGATTGGATTGATACAAATGAGTGGTCCAGAATCCAGCATTGCGCAATTTCACCCCTTTAATATTCACGTTATTGCATCCCCAGATAAAAAGTAACCGCGGACGGCTCACCTCCAGGTTTGTAGATTCTCTTCCTAATTTCTTAAGCGAATCTCGATGTGCCCAAAATGTCTTCCAGAATTTGAGTCCGTTTCCATCAATCGTACCTGGACCCGAAATACTAAAACCATCTACTTTTGTTGCATTAATTAATGCTGCAAAGTATTTAAGGCTCCTCCCTTCCATACGGGATGGGATAAAAGGGTAATCTTTTATTTGATCAGATCCTTTTAGTACCGCACCTTCTTGCAACAACAGTTTCGTTTTAGGCTTAAAAAAAAGTGCTCCGCTAAGATAAACACCTTTAGGAATTACAATCGTTCCTCCTCCTTTTTGATAAGCCTTATCGATTACACTTTGAATGGCTTTGGTATTCAGTTCGGTGCTATCGGTACCCACGCCGAACTTGGTGATGACATAATCTTGAGCCATGGCATTTAAACCAATGGCTGTAAACAAAACGATTATTAGGAGTTTTTTCATGATACAATATTGATTTGTACAAAGCTTTAAGATTCCCGCCTGCGCGGAATGACGATATATGATTAATTAAAAGCTGTAATGCTTACCGGACCTATTAATCCTGAGGGCATTACATTCCAGCCCGAAGCATCAAAATCCTTATAGTTAATATTTACGAAATTGATTTCGTGGTAATTCCGCCACTGGATTTTTTTAATATCCATATCATGGATCCGGTTCGCCATCAAATTAACCACTTCAATTTTTATGGTATTATGTCCTGCTTTTAAATATTTACCCACACGTGCCTGAAAAGGAATGCTCCATAAAATGCCTACTTCTTGTCCATTGATCCATACACGCGCACTCTCATCTACCTGGTTCAGGTTTAAAACATACGCTTTAGCCGTTTTCGAACTCAAATTAAAACTCGAGGTATAAACACCCGTACCAGAAAAGGCCTGTAATTTAGGATCTTTTAAAGTAGTCCAGCTTACCAGTTTGGCTAACTGCTGATCTGCAGGAAGCTCAGGTCCGCCTTCAGTAAAATGTAAATTCCATGGTTGGTTAAGATTGATCGAATACGCAGCTTTGCTTAAATAAACCCAGGGGATTTTGGTTGTTCCATTCTGACCGACCTTTAAAAACAGACTCTCTCCCGATTTAAGCTGTACACGAACCTTTTTATCTCTTACTGCCGCCAAACCCACATTCGAGCTTTGCGGATCCATGATTAAAACCTGTCCTTCTTCATTTAAGGAAAGTTCGGTATCGATATCTTTAGCGGTGTGGTTAACCAGATAATAATATTTGCCACTTGTTGTCTTTCTCCTGATAAACTTAAGGCCTGAATCGGTTAAAGTTTCTCTGTTAATCCCGATTGCACTTAATGCTTTTTGCACATCGTTAGCCAATAAAATTATTCCAGCGCCAACCTTAACCTGTTTAATACCATCTGCGACATCCGTAAAAATCAATTTAGCCAGGCTGGTCTTCAGCTGTGTGCGTTTTGCTTCCAGATTATTTAAACCCGGAATATCTTTAGGTAATGCCTGAAAAATGACTTTCGCACCATTACTGGCCAGTTTTATCATCTGATCCAGCGTTTCCGGGCTCATCATTTCGCATTGCGGAACAATTAACACCTGGTATGGCGCAGTGGCAGCGTTAGTACTGATCAATGCTTTGTTAACCGTTGATTGCTTTAATAACCGATCGGATGCAAAATCAAAAGAATAACCCGATTTATAAAGATCTTTTGATAATTTATAAAATGCCGTTGGATGTAACCACTCGTCAACATCATGTACTTTTAAAGCCATATCCAAACCTTTAGCCTTGTTCCAAACATCATAAATTGGCCAATAAATTAATAGTTCGTTATCTGGCTTTCCTGATTGAAGAATAGATTGACAACGGGTTATATAATTATTCAATCCTTGTACATGTGGCCATAAACTGTTGTTCGGGTTCATTTCTACAGAAGCGTAAAACAGCCATCCCGGCCACGATACATTTGTAGGTGAATTGGTGGTTCCGTGATAAAAGATATGGTTTATACCCGCCAAAAACAATTGCTCAGCTTCTGGTTTACATTGCGAAAATGATGTTTTAAAATGCTCTGTCAACCAGGTAAACGTTTCAGAAGAGGCCAGTTTTTTACCGCCTGTATGGGCCGCAGAAGAGGCGAACTTACACATCATTGGATCAGGATCTACATTGCGGATATCTCCGGCATCGCGCCTAAGCCCCGGGATCGGGAAGTAACTAGAACCAAAGGTTTCCGTTTCTGGAATATCAACCGCTCCATAAAGATCTAGCAGATTGCCTGGCGAACCATGCGACTGGTTTTTCGTAACCGATTTAAGCTGATGAGCCCAATTGGTCCAGTTTTGTGTAAAATTATGGAGTAAAAGTTCATCCATGGTTTCGCGGTAATCAGATTTTAAACGCGCAATATCTGCGTTTGTAGAATCTTTACCAGTTAGTTCTTTAATATGAGCTGCAAGGTCGTAACCCCTGTTTTTCTTAAATTCCTGAAAGAAAGTTGGCGTCCATGTTGCACCATAAACTTCATAGCTATCGTTAAAAAACGACCGGACACCTTGTGGTTTGCCTCCAAAAGCATCCGAAAATCTTTTCAGGTAAACATCAACTGCATTTTTATCAAGGTGATCTAAAGTAAAACCTTCCCCTCCAGGTGCAGCACGTTTAACCATCTGCCTGGTTTTACCTGCAAATGCAGCATAAATATCCCAGCTTCCATTAACTGGCGACCAATTTAAAGATCCATCGGCCTGAACTTTAGCAAGCAGATTGAGCACCTCATCATTTGGCCCATAAGCGGTTAAAGCCTGCAACTGTGCGAAATCCTGTTTGGCTTCTTTAATCTTAATGGTTTCAGTTAACTTCTCTCCCGCTTTGAGTGTATATTGCTGGGTAATCAGTTTGGTGGCGGCATTTTCAGGCTTAATCTGCGGACCGCCAAATGGCCAGCCTGTACCTGTATTCATATCTACTCCTAAACCCAAAGTATTGGCTTTATTTACCGTATAGTGCAATATATCTATCCACTTTGGCGATAAAAACTGGAGGTATTGTTTTTCAAAACCTTTAGCACCATAAATTGGTGTAATTTCTACTCCACCGAGACCAGCATCTGCGTATTTCTTTAAAACCAGGTTTAAATTCTTTTCGTCTACAGCATTTCCCATCCACCACCAGCGGGTCCAGGGCTTCATCTGCTTTTCGATAACAGGCCAACTGCTTTTGTTTTTAACAGGCTTTTGTGATTTAGCCAAACTAAAAGTTAATGTGAAGAGCAGCAGAACAGAAAAGAATCTATATAATTGCATATTTTTAATCTAAATGGAAAACCATTTCTAAAGGAAATGTTTTTGGAGAATTATCAGCATTGGTTTCCATAATATCCGCCATGTAGGCCCACCATTTCTGCACAATCTGGGTACTGCCTAAATCCTGCGAGGAACTGCCATTTTGTTGTTGCACGGCAAAAAGTATATTGGTTTCTTCATCTAAAAAAATAGAATAATCGCTGATCCCATTTTCCTTTAATAAAGCAGATAACTCTGGCCAGATCTCATCATGGCGCTTTTTATATTCTGCTTTAAAACCGGGCTTAAGCTTCATTTTGAATGCAATTTTCATGTTTTTAATTTTATTTTTAATGAGTTTTAGTAACCAGTCCTGTCATTCTGAACGCAGTGAAGAATCCCGAATATATAAGTATTTAAATTAAGTCCTTCACCTATATTCTTGTCCGGTGTTTTCCATAAATTTCTGAAATTCATTTTAATTACTTTTTAACCTTGTAAACCTCGGTTCCTGCCAATAAGAAACAACCCAGGCCATAATCTTCAAAATCAGGTACACTGGTATAACTTACAGGCTGTCCGTCTTTTGGTTCTTTCCCAGTTCCTTGCATATAGCCTATAAATCCATTTTTTTGAACAGCATCTTTCGTCATGGCGTTCCAGGCTTTGGTAATGATGGGCAGATATGTAGCCTTATCTAAAACACCCTGATTTACGCCCCAGGCCATACCATATACAAACAATGCCGTACCTGAAGTTTCCTTACCACCAAAATGCGTCGCATCGTGTAAACTTACATTCCAGAAGCCATCGGCACGCTGAATGGGAACCAATGCTTTGATCATTTCGTGATAGGTTTTTAAATATTCGTTGCGATGAGTTTCATTTTCAGGGATAATTTCTAAAACACGCACTAATGCAGCCACAACCCATCCATTTCCCCTGGCCCAGTAACAGTCTTCGCCATTTGGTTCTTTATAAGGAGGCACAAAATCTTTATCGCGCCACCAAAGACCATCTTTAGCATTGTACAAACCACCACCCCCAGTATTTTTGGAATGCACATACATTTTGTACATGTAATTGTAGTAGGTGGTATCGTTGTATAATTTACCAAGTTTAGCAAAAACCGGCATCCCCATTTGGATCGCATCAATCCAGGTCCAATCGTTTACCTTGCCCGATTTAATTACCAGATCGATAGAAGCTTTAATATCTTTAATGCGTTCGGGCCGTTTATCAATCAGATAAAGATCGATATAAGTTTGTCCACAGGCCTGGTCATCAGCATTTTTTGTAGTAATACCATTTCTTAAACCCCAGTTGTGTTTTTCGCCCCATTGAACGGCATAATCGTAATATGCTTTTTCAGGGTTAATTTTATAAAGATTCATCAATCCTTCGTAATACAAAGCCCTCGTCCAGATATTGCTTGGCCGCTCCCTGTTGGTCATGATCGACTTCCCTGCATCTGGCCACTTATTCATGAAATAAGCATTTGTTAATTTTAACACTTTTAAAACCTCCTTTTTATTGGGGATTTTTTGTGCAAAAAGCAACTGTGTAAATATGATGAGAATTAGAGCGGAGCTGAATATAAATTTCTTCATGGTAGTATTTCGCTTATCTTGATTAATTGGATTTAGGTTTTGGTTTTAACTCGTCAGGGCTATCTTTCGTAAAGGTATCGAACTGAATTTTCGACGGACTTTCGAAGATATCTTTCACGGTATTAAAAGCCACTTCATATTTTGGGTTAAACTGATCAGACATCATATATTGTTGTAAGCTGAAATAAAGTTGTTGCGCAGCAGGTGCATCTTTTACATCAGGTGATAGATTGGCACTTGAAACCACTAATTTCCCCTTACCTACTTTTGCTTCGAAAATCAATGCCAAACGGCGGTTCAAAAACCAGGTATCTATCGGTTGAATAATTGGCTTAAATCCAGAGGGAAAATCTTCGAGGTTCATTACCTGCGATTTGTTTACAATTTCCCACCACTGCATATCGCTGTGATAATCGGTAGGAAAGTTGTTAAAGGCTCCATGTTTTGGATCGCATAAAATGCCCAAAGTATGTGGCGGACGCATTTTAAACCACGAGGTATTCCAAAAAACAGGTAAAAAAGTTTGCACCACTTCTTTCCCTTTCACCACTTTGCCAGCTTCATTAAGGAAAACATTGCCTCCCCCGGTCAAAACAGCCTTCGCTTTGTCATCTAAACTGGTACAGTAATACACATTACTTTTAACTTGTGGCAACTTCGCAGGATAAACCCAGAAATCCCAATCGTTGGCGAATTCAGTTCCATCGATGGTAACTTCCAGTTTTAGTTTTGTTGCTTTTGTAATACCACTTAATGGAAATTTAATTTCTCCGATCGCAATACAATTGGTAATATTGAGAGTTTTAGGGCTGAAATTGCCTTTGGCTACATTCGTGCCACTTTCATCCTTGAGTGTCCACAAGAGTTTTGCATTTTCAATTGGTGCTTTTCCAAAATGTGCCACTTCTACCGCAGCTTCTAAGGTTTCGTTATTGGTAAATACAAAC
Proteins encoded in this region:
- a CDS encoding glycoside hydrolase family 28 protein, whose product is MKKLLIIVLFTAIGLNAMAQDYVITKFGVGTDSTELNTKAIQSVIDKAYQKGGGTIVIPKGVYLSGALFFKPKTKLLLQEGAVLKGSDQIKDYPFIPSRMEGRSLKYFAALINATKVDGFSISGPGTIDGNGLKFWKTFWAHRDSLKKLGRESTNLEVSRPRLLFIWGCNNVNIKGVKLRNAGFWTTHLYQSNHVLIENCDIRSPFRPIKAPSTDGIDIDFCKKVTIRNCYISVNDDAICIKGGKGPEAQKLSQNGIVEDILIENCTIGEAHATLTMGSECIHARNITMRNCKVENNCPILKMKMRGDTFQLYENITVENITGKCGAIIDLNPWKQFFDLAGSTAKPFGTIRNIKIANIKVEATKFGEMDGNPEDKVSGFLFKDLEVTTKTPFLKNRYQDVKMENVMVNGAPLVVKP
- a CDS encoding glycosyl hydrolase — translated: MQLYRFFSVLLLFTLTFSLAKSQKPVKNKSSWPVIEKQMKPWTRWWWMGNAVDEKNLNLVLKKYADAGLGGVEITPIYGAKGFEKQYLQFLSPKWIDILHYTVNKANTLGLGVDMNTGTGWPFGGPQIKPENAATKLITQQYTLKAGEKLTETIKIKEAKQDFAQLQALTAYGPNDEVLNLLAKVQADGSLNWSPVNGSWDIYAAFAGKTRQMVKRAAPGGEGFTLDHLDKNAVDVYLKRFSDAFGGKPQGVRSFFNDSYEVYGATWTPTFFQEFKKNRGYDLAAHIKELTGKDSTNADIARLKSDYRETMDELLLHNFTQNWTNWAHQLKSVTKNQSHGSPGNLLDLYGAVDIPETETFGSSYFPIPGLRRDAGDIRNVDPDPMMCKFASSAAHTGGKKLASSETFTWLTEHFKTSFSQCKPEAEQLFLAGINHIFYHGTTNSPTNVSWPGWLFYASVEMNPNNSLWPHVQGLNNYITRCQSILQSGKPDNELLIYWPIYDVWNKAKGLDMALKVHDVDEWLHPTAFYKLSKDLYKSGYSFDFASDRLLKQSTVNKALISTNAATAPYQVLIVPQCEMMSPETLDQMIKLASNGAKVIFQALPKDIPGLNNLEAKRTQLKTSLAKLIFTDVADGIKQVKVGAGIILLANDVQKALSAIGINRETLTDSGLKFIRRKTTSGKYYYLVNHTAKDIDTELSLNEEGQVLIMDPQSSNVGLAAVRDKKVRVQLKSGESLFLKVGQNGTTKIPWVYLSKAAYSINLNQPWNLHFTEGGPELPADQQLAKLVSWTTLKDPKLQAFSGTGVYTSSFNLSSKTAKAYVLNLNQVDESARVWINGQEVGILWSIPFQARVGKYLKAGHNTIKIEVVNLMANRIHDMDIKKIQWRNYHEINFVNINYKDFDASGWNVMPSGLIGPVSITAFN
- the rhaM gene encoding L-rhamnose mutarotase — its product is MKIAFKMKLKPGFKAEYKKRHDEIWPELSALLKENGISDYSIFLDEETNILFAVQQQNGSSSQDLGSTQIVQKWWAYMADIMETNADNSPKTFPLEMVFHLD
- a CDS encoding glycoside hydrolase family 88 protein, producing the protein MKKFIFSSALILIIFTQLLFAQKIPNKKEVLKVLKLTNAYFMNKWPDAGKSIMTNRERPSNIWTRALYYEGLMNLYKINPEKAYYDYAVQWGEKHNWGLRNGITTKNADDQACGQTYIDLYLIDKRPERIKDIKASIDLVIKSGKVNDWTWIDAIQMGMPVFAKLGKLYNDTTYYNYMYKMYVHSKNTGGGGLYNAKDGLWWRDKDFVPPYKEPNGEDCYWARGNGWVVAALVRVLEIIPENETHRNEYLKTYHEMIKALVPIQRADGFWNVSLHDATHFGGKETSGTALFVYGMAWGVNQGVLDKATYLPIITKAWNAMTKDAVQKNGFIGYMQGTGKEPKDGQPVSYTSVPDFEDYGLGCFLLAGTEVYKVKK